TCTGAATCAAGAATACCACTTGTGATTTCCTCTCCGCGGCGAGCCGGCAGGCAGTGCGAAACTAAAACACCGGATGGTGCCCGGGAGATGACCTCACTGTTTATCTGGTAAGCGGCAAAATCATGCTTGCGCTTCTCAGACTCGCTTTCCTGGCCCATGCTGGTCCACACATCCGTATAAAGCGCTGTTGCATCCTTTACTGCACCATAAATATCATGTGTCACTTCCATACGCGAGCCGCTCTTCTTTGCTGCCTCCAGGCTCTTTTCCAGCACATCCTTCTTAGGTGCATAATCCCGGGGACATACAACCGTAAAATTATACCCCATTTTGGCGCTGAGAACCATTAAAGAATTGCAGACATTGTTGCTGTCTCCGATAAACACTACTTTTACGTTTCGGAGATCATCGATTTTTTCCTTCAGTGTTAAAGCAAAGGCCAGAGCCTGACAAGGGTGATACTTGTCAGTCAATGCATTTATAACAGGAATTTTGCTTGATTCTGCAAGCTGTACGACAGTGTGATGGCTGAAAGTGCGAGCGATTATCAGATGTACCCATCGCTCCAGATTTCTTGCCACATCTTCAACACTCTCCCGCTTCCCCATACCCACTGTCTCGCCTGACAGGTTTATAGGATGACCCCCAAGCTCGTTTATTGCCGTTTCAAAAGTGATACGGGTCCTCAATGAGGGCTTCTCAAAAATCATTACTCCCGTGCGATCCTTGAATGCCTTGGGATCGGTCTTCAAACGATCTCTCTTGAGGTCGGAGGCACTGCTCAGTATTTCCGCAATCTCTTCGGGAGAAAACTCCAGTAAGGAGAGCATGTCTTTTTTCGGAGGAACCATGATCATTCTCTCTGTCTGGTCTTTATGGGAAAAAAGAATAAAATAATTGTTTCGCACCTCTTAACAGCAAGTATTTGAGACTTCTGGAGCTATTTTACTCTCCCGAAATGTCTTTTATCCTTGATTTGCTAGAAATAAATGTTTGAAAGAATAGATTTTCTGCTTGGCAGATGCAGTTCTCCTTGTTATATTTAAATATATAGCTTCATATCTGAAATAATGCCACCCCAATCGGGCATTCGTTATTAAAGATGCCAGGACGAATGGAGGTAAACTGTGAATATCACAGAAGTAAAGGTAACGATCATTGAAAATGAAATGCGTTTGAAAGCCTCCGCCAACATCGTTTTTGATGATTGCTTTCTGATCAAAGGTTTGAAGATCATTTCAGGTTCCCAGGGCCTTTTTGTAGCAATGCCCAGCCGCAAGTTGAAAAACGGAAGATTCCAGGATATAGTTCATCCCCTCAATGTAGAAACACGCTCAATGATCGAGGAAAAAGTGATCGGTGCCTACGAGGAAAAACTCAAAGATATGGTCCCCTCTTCAGAGCAACAGTGATATCCGTGTTCCAGGTGTTTACATTCCAACCCTCTTAATCTGTCGGGGTCGGCATTACCAATGGAATCGAATATTGCAATCGTTCCCTTTTTTTATCAAGGTTATAATGTGGCAAAAAAACATTTTCTCACTAAAAGTGATGGCAATCCTTCAATCATGCGAATCAAGGTTTTGTTTTGAAACGCTCCTGATATTATATTAAAAGATTGCCTATTTTTCACTGGGGCGTCGACAAGCGGTAAGTCACGAGGTTTTGGTCCTCGCATTCGAGGGTTCGAATCCTTCCGCCCCAGCTATTATGACTATAGCTTAGGTAATCTTATTCCAGGAGGTATTTTGGACATCATTAAACTGAAAACGCGGCCGCGCAGCGGATCGGGAAAATCCTACACCCGCAAAGCACGCATGCAGGGATGGGTACCGGCGATCTATTATGGCCGTAACCATGAACCGGTCAATATTGAAGTCGATGGAAAAGAGTTTGCCACAATTGTACGCACAAAAAAACTGACCCATCTGATCGATCTTGGAATTGGAAGTAATGGGGATGATTCAATTGCGGTTATCCGTGAAGTACAGCGACATGTTCTGAAAGATAATATATTCTTCCATATTGACTTTCAGAAAGTAGCCATGAATGAAAAGGTTACAATCGAGGTCCCAGTGGTGACTGTAGGTATTTCGGTCGGTGTGAAGGAAAACAACGGAGTTCTTGGCGTCCCGGTAAAGAAGGTTACAATCGAGTGTATGCCTTCAGATATCCCGGAAAATATCACTATCGATGTATCAGCGCTGGATATTGGAGATTCGATTCATGTCAGGGATGTAGTTGTTCCCAATATAACAATAAAAGAAGCGCCTGAAGAAGTTCTGGCTGTGGTTACTCATGCTACTCGTGAGGAAGATGCAGCCAAATCTGAAGAAGCTGCTGAAGCAGGAGCTGCTGCACCTGCCGCTGCATCTTCTGCATCCGAGGCGGAAAAGAAATAGTGCCGAACTGATGGGATTGTTTTCTTTTTTAAGAAAACTCTTTCACAGATCCGTTCTGCCCGAATCAATTGATGCTGTTTATATCGGGTTGGGCAATCCTGGGGAGTATGCGAAAACGCGACACAACATTGGCTTCAGGGTTGCCGATGCTCTTTCTCAGAATCTCAAGTCTTCCATCCCCGGTTTTATTGCCGATTCTGAAATCGTTTCCGGAGTCATGGATTCCGGTAAAAGGGTTTTAGTTGTCAAGCCTCAGACTTTCATGAACCGATCCGGGGTGGCTGTTGAGGCCATCCTGAGAAAAACGAAAGTACCGTTTGATGCTGTGATGGTGATAGTCGATGATATAAATCTTCCGCTGGGGGCAATGAGGGCTCGAAGAGGGGGATCTCATGGCGGCCACAATGGACTCAAATCTATTATTGAATACATTGGTCCGGATTTCCCGAGGCTGCGCATAGGGATAGGCCCTCCGCCCAAAGATCGGGATCTGAAGGAATTTGTCCTGGGGGAATTTTCTGCTCAGGAAGAAAAAGTTTTAAAAGACGTGATTTCCAAAGCTGTCGCTGCATCGATCTGTTTTCTTACAGAGGGGGTCGATGTGGTGATGAATAAATACAACAAATAATCCTGCTCCGGCTTCAGCCGGAGCCATAGACCACAGGAGGTTTATTTTGAAGCGGCCCTATGAAACAATGATAGTTTTTGATGGGACTCTTCCTGATGATGTGCTTCAGAAAGAGCAACAGCAGGTTGAAGATCTCATCAAGCAGACAGCAAACTTTGAAAAAGCCGATGTATGGGGAAAGCGTCAGCTTGCTTATACCATCAAAAAGAAAAAGACAGGATATTATTGTCTTTTCCTGTATGAAGGGGAAGGGGATACTGTCACTGCCCTCGACAAGTATATTAAACTTAATGAGCGTATCCTTCGCCACCTGACTGTTCAGCGCAATCTCAAGAACGAGGCGGCGAGGGCGGCAGCAGCAGCACGTAGGGAAAAAACTCCCGAAAATGAACAGCCAATTCAAACTGATGATGAAATTGAATGATTGAGGAGAGAGAAAATGCTTCAGAGAAAAAGTGACAGAGAACGGTATGATTATAGTCAGGGTCCAAGAAGAAGGGCTAAAAAGGTCTGCTGGTTTGAGCAGAATAAGGTTGAGCCTGACTACAAGGACATCCGCATCATTTACAGGTATATTACAGAACGTGGTAAAATTGTTCCGCGCCGCCTCTCAGGTGTAAGTTCAAAGAACCAGAGAAAGCTGGCAATCGCTATCAAGCGCGCCCGCCACCTGGCTCTTCTGCCCTTTGTAGCGGAAAATATTAAATAAACAGAGCTGAAAATGAGAGGAGCGATCTAATTATGGAAGTAGTTCTGAAAAAAGACTATGACGGGCTGGGAAAGGCCATGGATGTGATTCCGGTCAAAGACGGTTATGCTCGGAATTTTCTCATTCCTCAGGGAATAGCGGTTCCTGCTACTGAGGGAAATAAAAAGAAAGTCGCTGAGGCAAAAAAGGCGGCTGAGCGTAAAGAAGAGAAGAAAATCGCCGAAGCACGTGAACTGTCAAAGAAAATTGAACAGATCCCTTGCACTATTCCGGTGAAAGTCGGAGAGGAAGAGAAGATCTTTGGTTCGGTTTCCGCTCAGGAAATCGCCGATTTCCTTAAAAAGGAAGGTTTTAATATTGAAAAACGGGATGTGGACCTGGAAGAGCCGATCAAGCAACTTGGGGTCTACAATATTAAAATCAACCTTTACCGGGATGTATCTGCAAAACTCAAGGTATGGGTTGTTAAGGAAGAGAAATAAAGCCCGGTATATTAATGTCCAGATGTATGCCGGGCCTTTCTAAAAGACCCGGCATTTTTACTTTTTGAAAGGAAAAGAGATGCATTTCAAAGGATGCTATGTAGCGATTGTCACTCCTTTCAGTGATGATGGCTCGATAAACGAGAAAGCTTTACGTGATAATATCGAATTTCTTATCAGTAAAGGAGTCTCAGGTGTTGTCCCCTGCGGAACAACAGGAGAGTCAGCTACTCTTTCCTGGGAGGAGCACAACAGAGTGGTGGATATTACCATCGATCAGGCTGCGGGAAGAGTGCAGATTATAGCCGGCGCCGGTTCAAATAATACCCGGGAATCAATTTCCGCCGCCAAACACGCCCAGGATAAAGGTGCTGATGCGCTCCTGTGCATTACTCCCTATTACAACAAACCCACTCAGGAAGGTTTGTTTCAACACTACAAGTCTATAGCTTCCAGTGTTGATATCCCCATAGTGGTTTACAACGTTCCGGGGAGGACTGGAATTAATCTGTTGCCTGAGACACTGCAGAGGCTCTGTGCTTTCCAGAATATCGCCTGTGTAAAGGAAGCGAGTGGTAATGTTACTCAGATCTCCGAAATTCATCGTCGCTGTGGCGATCGGCTGACTATCCTTTCGGGTGATGATGCACTGACTCTGCCCATTCTTGCTGTAGGGGGTAAAGGAGTTATCTCTGTTGTGGCTAATATAGTCCCGGAGAGGATGTGTGCCATGTTAGATGAGTTTTTCAAAGGAAATATAGAGTCAGCACTGAAGGTTCATGAGGAACTGCTGCCACTTAATCAGGCTATGTTTATTGAAACTAACCCTGCTCCGGTAAAAGCAGCGATGAATCTTATAGGAATGAATGCTGGATCTTTGCGTCTGCCGCTTGTCGCTATCAGTGAACGCAATAAACAGGAACTTATCTCCGTACTTCGTAAGTACAACTTCAGTATCAAGGAGTAATTGTGGCTCTTGACATTATCATTAATGGTGCAATGGGCAGAATGGGAGCCGAAATAGCAAACATTGTGCTTTCAGATAATGCGCTTAAACTGAAAGCATGCATCGAATACGCAGGCCATCCCCAGGCGGGGCAGGATTATGGAACACTGATAGGCAAGGGCCCCATAGGAGTTTTGCTTACAGATTCTCTCAGTTGCCAGGATCTGTCAGGAGCCGTAATCATAGATTTTTCCACCATTGAGTCTACCCGCTCATTGTTAAGCAAAGCTTCTGAAATAAAGGCTGGGCTGGTGATTGGAACAACCGGTCTGGATGAGGAGGTTAAGGCCCTCGGAAATGAAGCCTCCGGGAGTGTACCTGTGCTGATATCTCCAAACATGAGCGTGGGAGTAAATTTGCTTTTCTCCCTTACCCAAATGGTATCTTCACGATTAAAGGACCTTTTTGATATCGAGATCATCGAGGCTCATCACAGATTCAAAAAAGATTCTCCAAGTGGAACCGCTAAGCGCCTTGGAGAAATAATCGCGGAATCTCTGGAAGTGTCCTACGATGAGGCTGTAAAAAATGGAAGGTCCGGAATTTCTCAGTCTGTTCGTTCTCCCCGGGAAATCGGAATGCATGCAGTGCGTGGCGGTGATATAGTGGGTGATCATACAGTATTGTTTGCAGGACCAGGTGAACGGATTGAACTGAGACACATGGCTCACAGCCGTACTATTTTTGCCAGAGGGGCAGTGGTTGCAGCCAAATGGCTTGCAAACCAGAAACCCGGAAACTATTCAATGAAAGATGTATTAGGATTGTAAAGGTCTCCATTCTTACGGGAGTAATATGAGGTATTCAGTTCTTTGTCTGATTTCAGTGCTCTGGTTTGCTGCAAGTGCTCAGAATCAGCCCGACACCGTGCAAAAAGCTTCAGAGGCGATTGCAGATGACTCATCCGGGAAACCGGCTGTTGAATCCACTGTCCAAAATAGCAGTGATCCGACTGTGGAGACATCATCCGGAAGCAATAAAGTTCCCGAGATAATTGAAAGTGAAGAGGAACTTATTCTTGATGGCGGAGAAGAGGATCTTCTTGGACCGCTAAGGGAAGAAAAAAAGATTGAACAACTTGAATCCAAGGAGAGAGTTGCAGAATTACCAGATCAAAGTACCGACTCATCTCTGGTCGAGACTGAACAGCCAACGTCTGAGCAGGATCAGAAAGTTGCTGAAAGACCTGTAAAGAGCGCTCCTGAATTGGATCTGAAACCTCAGCCTGCTCCGGAAGTTTCTAAAATCGAGAAGATGGAACCGATCAATTTTGCCAGAAACCTTAAAGAGTACAGATCTCCAAAAGTGGCGATCATGCTCTCTTTACTGCTCCCGGGACTTGGCCAGGCTTATGCCAGAAATGGGAAAAAAGCAGTAGTTTATGGGGCAATTGAAGCCACTGTGATAGGTGTGGGCGCTGGTTTTGGGATTAAAGGCAGAAATGAGAAAAAAGATGCTTACGATTTTGCCGATCAACATTATTCAACCAGCAATTTCCAGTCTTACTATGAAAAACTCAGCTCCAAATTTTCTTCCGATTCTACATTGGAACAAATCTTTCTCGGAACTGATGTGCAAACTTTTAAACACAGTGCTAAAAACAAGGATGAGGATTTTTATCGTACAATTCGTGAGAATGATAATCCTTTTATTCACGGCTGGGATGATGCG
The sequence above is drawn from the Fibrobacter sp. genome and encodes:
- the argF gene encoding ornithine carbamoyltransferase; protein product: MVPPKKDMLSLLEFSPEEIAEILSSASDLKRDRLKTDPKAFKDRTGVMIFEKPSLRTRITFETAINELGGHPINLSGETVGMGKRESVEDVARNLERWVHLIIARTFSHHTVVQLAESSKIPVINALTDKYHPCQALAFALTLKEKIDDLRNVKVVFIGDSNNVCNSLMVLSAKMGYNFTVVCPRDYAPKKDVLEKSLEAAKKSGSRMEVTHDIYGAVKDATALYTDVWTSMGQESESEKRKHDFAAYQINSEVISRAPSGVLVSHCLPARRGEEITSGILDSEHSIAFDEAENRLHVQKAVILHLFS
- the spoVG gene encoding septation regulator SpoVG — encoded protein: MNITEVKVTIIENEMRLKASANIVFDDCFLIKGLKIISGSQGLFVAMPSRKLKNGRFQDIVHPLNVETRSMIEEKVIGAYEEKLKDMVPSSEQQ
- a CDS encoding 50S ribosomal protein L25, whose product is MDIIKLKTRPRSGSGKSYTRKARMQGWVPAIYYGRNHEPVNIEVDGKEFATIVRTKKLTHLIDLGIGSNGDDSIAVIREVQRHVLKDNIFFHIDFQKVAMNEKVTIEVPVVTVGISVGVKENNGVLGVPVKKVTIECMPSDIPENITIDVSALDIGDSIHVRDVVVPNITIKEAPEEVLAVVTHATREEDAAKSEEAAEAGAAAPAAASSASEAEKK
- a CDS encoding aminoacyl-tRNA hydrolase, which produces MGLFSFLRKLFHRSVLPESIDAVYIGLGNPGEYAKTRHNIGFRVADALSQNLKSSIPGFIADSEIVSGVMDSGKRVLVVKPQTFMNRSGVAVEAILRKTKVPFDAVMVIVDDINLPLGAMRARRGGSHGGHNGLKSIIEYIGPDFPRLRIGIGPPPKDRDLKEFVLGEFSAQEEKVLKDVISKAVAASICFLTEGVDVVMNKYNK
- the rpsF gene encoding 30S ribosomal protein S6, whose product is MKRPYETMIVFDGTLPDDVLQKEQQQVEDLIKQTANFEKADVWGKRQLAYTIKKKKTGYYCLFLYEGEGDTVTALDKYIKLNERILRHLTVQRNLKNEAARAAAAARREKTPENEQPIQTDDEIE
- a CDS encoding 30S ribosomal protein S18, with translation MLQRKSDRERYDYSQGPRRRAKKVCWFEQNKVEPDYKDIRIIYRYITERGKIVPRRLSGVSSKNQRKLAIAIKRARHLALLPFVAENIK
- a CDS encoding 50S ribosomal protein L9, which codes for MEVVLKKDYDGLGKAMDVIPVKDGYARNFLIPQGIAVPATEGNKKKVAEAKKAAERKEEKKIAEARELSKKIEQIPCTIPVKVGEEEKIFGSVSAQEIADFLKKEGFNIEKRDVDLEEPIKQLGVYNIKINLYRDVSAKLKVWVVKEEK
- a CDS encoding 4-hydroxy-tetrahydrodipicolinate synthase, producing the protein MHFKGCYVAIVTPFSDDGSINEKALRDNIEFLISKGVSGVVPCGTTGESATLSWEEHNRVVDITIDQAAGRVQIIAGAGSNNTRESISAAKHAQDKGADALLCITPYYNKPTQEGLFQHYKSIASSVDIPIVVYNVPGRTGINLLPETLQRLCAFQNIACVKEASGNVTQISEIHRRCGDRLTILSGDDALTLPILAVGGKGVISVVANIVPERMCAMLDEFFKGNIESALKVHEELLPLNQAMFIETNPAPVKAAMNLIGMNAGSLRLPLVAISERNKQELISVLRKYNFSIKE
- a CDS encoding 4-hydroxy-tetrahydrodipicolinate reductase — encoded protein: MALDIIINGAMGRMGAEIANIVLSDNALKLKACIEYAGHPQAGQDYGTLIGKGPIGVLLTDSLSCQDLSGAVIIDFSTIESTRSLLSKASEIKAGLVIGTTGLDEEVKALGNEASGSVPVLISPNMSVGVNLLFSLTQMVSSRLKDLFDIEIIEAHHRFKKDSPSGTAKRLGEIIAESLEVSYDEAVKNGRSGISQSVRSPREIGMHAVRGGDIVGDHTVLFAGPGERIELRHMAHSRTIFARGAVVAAKWLANQKPGNYSMKDVLGL